DNA from Streptomyces sp. NBC_01476:
CGTCGACCAGCAGGTGGCCGCCGTTGGCACAGATCGCGTACCGGGGCTGGCGGCCGGGCAGGCTGATCCGGCGGTACTGCTTGCGGGTGCGGGTGGTGGCGGGCACGAAGCGGGCGCTGTCGGCGAGTTCGACCAGCAGCCGGCCGGCCGCCTCGGTCAGGTAGGACAGCGGTTTCGCCTCGTGCACCTCGACGCACAGCAGCCGGGGCGCCTGCTCGTCGGGCATGGTCAGCGCGAGCGCGGCGGAGGAGTAGATGAGGGTGCGGTCCAGGTCGCTGGCGACCAGGGTGCCGCCGCCCGGACGGTGCGCGGCCCTGGTGTCCTGCGGGTTCGCTTGGGGGGTCACTTGCTGCCTACCGCCTTGCCGTCGGTACCGGTCGCGCCACGGGTGTAGCGGGGGTGGATCAGGCCGACGCAGGAGTACGGCAGGCCGTCGACCTCCTCGACGGGGACGCCGCGCTGGGCCGCGAGCAGCCGCACATGGTCCAGGTCGGAGCCGGCCCCGCGCTGGGCGAGGATCTTCCACGGGACGCGGCGCAGCAGCACCCGGGTGGTCTCGCCGACACCGGGCTTGACCAGGTTGACGTCGCCGATGCCGTACTCCTCGCTGATCCGCTCGACCGCCCGCCAGCCCGCCCAGGTCGGTGAACGGTCCTGCGAGCGCAGCGACTTGACGTCCTCGGCGACGCCGCCGGCGACCGCGTCGAAGGCGGCGGAGACGGTGTCGAGGAAGTAGCCGGAGACATCCGCGTCGAGCAGTTCACGGTAGAACTTGCCGCCGTGGAAGTCGTCGGGCCCGATCAGGCCGGCGTTGAGCACGGTGCGCGAGATCAGCCCGGAGACCGTGGAGTTGAGGCAGGCGGAGGGGATCAGGAAGTCGTCCCGGGTGCCGTAGGTGGACACGCAGCCGCCGGGGTCGGCGAGGACCGCGATCTCCGGGTTGAAGCCGTCGAACTCCGCGACAGCGTCCGCGAGTTCGCGGGTGATGGCGCCCTTGCCCGTCCAGCCGTCGACGAACACCACATCGGCCGGGTCGTGGTGGGCGGTGAGCCAGCGCAGGGCGTTGGCGTCGATGCCCCGGCCGCGGACGATGGAGACGGCGTAGTGCGGCAGGTCCAGGCCGTGCGCGTGCCGGGCCCAGCGGCGCATCAGGACGCCGACCGGGGTGCCGGCCCGGGCCAGGGAGACCAGTACGGCGTCCGGGCCGCGTTCGGCGAGCACGAGTTCGGTGACCGCGCCGACCGCGCGGGCGATCCGGTGCGCGGAGCCGGCCAGCGCCGAGCGGAAGAGTTCCTGGTACTCGGGGGTCGGCTGGTACTCCACGGGCAGCGACTCGGCGTAGTGCGCGCCGCCGCTCTGGATCGCCTCCTCCCGCTCCTCGGTCGGGGCCTCCAGCTCCACCGCGGAGAGGTCCTTGAGCAGCCAGCCCACCTCGTCCGGGCGGTAGGAGGAGAACTCCGGTCCCCTCAGCGGCTCCGCCAGTGTCCCGCTCGTGTGCTGCCGGCCCATGCCCATGCTCTGCGTGCTTCCCATCGGTCGATACGACGGCACCACGGCGACGATCACCGTGTCCGTGACCCCGGCGAGCCGGCTGACCAGCCCGCCGGCCTCCTCCAGCGCGGGGGTGTCCCCCGCGGAGTCCACCACGCACACCACCGCGTCGAACCCTGCCACGTTGTACGCGTACCGCTCCGCGCTCCCGCCGTCGGCCGGCTCGTCGTGTGCCGGGAAGACGATCCGGCTGCGTATCGCGTACCCGGGATCGTCGACGGCGAGCACTGGTGAGCGGGTCGTGGTGGAGTACCGCACCTCGACGGCGCCGGGAGCCGTGTCCTGGAGGGCCTGTGCGAGCCGCAGCGGCGCGTACATCAGTTCTTCGTTGCCGAGCACGAGGACCCGGCGGGCGCCGGCCGGCAGTGCGGCGGCCAGCGCGCGGCCCATCGCGGGCAGCGCGGCCTCCAGCCGTTCCCGGTGACGGGGCAGGAAGCCGTGGCGGCCCCCGTCCGGCACCCCGGCCGGCCAGTCCAGTGCCACCCGCCTCACCTGCCCGGCCGCGGCGGGCGCGGCCGGCTCCGCGGGGGCGCCGGCGGCCAGCGCCTCCTGGGCGGCGACGAGGGCCTGGCCCCTGGCCAGTACGTCCGGCGGGAGGGTGACGGTGCCGGTGGCCAGGGCGAGGACGTCGATACGGGTGGACAGGGAGGCCGCGAAGGCGGTGAGCTCGTCGCGGTCGGCCGCGGAGCGCATGTCGGTGAGGGCGACCACGACATACCGGGCGCGCGGGGCGCGGGCGTGCAGGTCGCGGATGGTGTTACGGATGGTGCGGCCGGTGGAGAACTCGTCGTCGACCAGCACCAGCGGGCCGTGGCCGGCGAGCAGCAGCGGGTCCTCGGGCAGAAGGAGGTGGCCGGTGGCGTGGCTGTGCTCCTCCTCGAAGCCGCCGGCCGGTGCCACCCCGGGGACGGGACGGCGGGTGGAGTGGAGGTAGGGCGCCGAGCCGAGGCCGTCGGCGACCGTGTGGCCGAGGCCGGTCGCGGTCTCGGCGTAGCCGAGGACGACCGCCGCGTCCGCGTCCGGGCCCAGTAGCTCCCGCACCCGCCGGCCGAGCGCGTACCCGTGGCCGTACACCGTCTCCGGGTCCTGGGGCACGTGCTTGCCGAGGACGTGCGAGACCAGCAGGTGCGCCCGCTTGGGGTTGCGCCGCAGCGCCAGGCCGAGCAGGGCGGACAGGCCGTCGCCGTGCAGGGCGACGCCCAGCCGGTCGGCGACCCACTGTCCTGACCAGGGCGCGTTCGTTGCCGTGAAGGCCATAAAGCGGGTTTTCCTCACTCCAGCTACAACAGGTGGGCGCTCCGTCAGGAGGACGGCAGACTCGCCCCGAGCAGTTCCACGAAGCCGATCTCCTCCCGGGCCACGCCGAACGTCTCGGCCCGCCGCAGCGTCCGTTCCGCCCAGGCCCGGTGCGGCTTCACCTCGTTCATCTTGTTGGTGTAGACCGACCGCAGCACTCCCCCGCCGCTGCGGTCCTCGTGCAGGATGTCGGCGGCGTCGCAGAACTCCTCGTGGGTCACCACGTTGAGCGCGTGCACCACCGGCACGTGGGTGGGGTGGATGCAGGTCTTGCCCTGCAGCCCGTTGGCCCGGTCCAGCTCGATCTCGCGCAGCAGCCCGTCCATGTCCTGGGCGAGCAGTTCCTCGCGCAGGTTCACCGCCTCGGGGCGGAACGGACTGACCCGCAGCTGCGGCTTGAACATCCGCTCGTGGTGACGGAAGTACTCCCAGACCGGCCCGCTGACGGTGAAGCCGCTGCCGTCCGCCCGGCCGAAGATGTTCACCACGTCGGCGATGACGGACGCCACGATCTGTACGTCGTAGGCGGTCATCGCGGGCGCGCGGCGCAGCCCGTAGGAGGCGCAGAAGTCGGTGACGCCGAGCCGCATCGCCAGCACCCGGTCGCGGTACTTCTCGACGGTCCGCGATATGCCCTGCAGCGTCTCCACCCGGCTCTCCAGGTGCAGCAGCTGCGGTGACTCCAGCACCGGCATGGCGAAGAGCCGGCGGCCGGAAGCGGCCTCGGCGTGGGTGAGCGCCTCCAGGAAGGGGACGCCGGTCTCCTCGGTGAACTTCGGCAGTACGAATCCGGACAGCAGTGCGACCGTCTCGCCGAGCCGCTCCACCAGGTCCGTGATCTGCGCCGGGGTGCGGACCCGGATGAAGAGCAGCGGGATCGAGCCGGCCGGGTCGGGCCGGCTCGCCAGGTCGGCGAACTGCTGGACGAGATTGGCCTCACCTGCGACGACATCGCGGTCGTCGATGGAGTCCTCCAGGCAGAGCACCATGGAGACGACACCCTGGCCGGCCTGTTTGCGGATGTCGTCCGCGAGCCGGGGGCGGGTGGCGGGACTGTACAAAGTGGCCCCGAGGGCGACGGCGAGCGTCCCAGCAGGCGCGTCCGCAGTGAACTCCTGGGGCTCGCGGTGGAACAGTTCACTTCTCTGCTCAGAAGTGAGATGTCCGAAGTGTCGCATATGCCACCTTTCAGGGTGGTCGGGCCCGAAGACATCTGGCCGATTATCGTACGTGCGACCACGGGGTACTGGTTCCCCCCGTGCGTGAAAACCAGGTAACCGACGCTGGTCCACCGCGTGACCGCGAGGCCGGTTCCGTTGTATGGATATGCCAACAACACAGGCCGATTCTTTACGCTCCGACATCCCCGCCCGCTCCGCGCGCCGCCCGGCGTTGTGGGGCGCCCCGCCGGAAGGGCAGGATGGCCGGTATGACGCACGTGATGGTGAAGGGCATGAACGTCCCGCTGGACGCCTCCGGCGTGCGGGCCGTGCTGCGCTGGCGGCCCCGGCCGGGAACCCCCGACGTGGACGCCTCCGTGCTGCTGCTCGGCCCCGACGGGCGGGTCCGCTCCGACGCCGACTTCGTCTTCTACAACGAACCCCGCCATCCGTCGGGCCTCGCCCGCCACCTGCCGAAGAAACGCGACCCGGAGGGCCTCACCGACACCGTCGAGGTGGACCTGGCGGCGCTGGACTCCGGCGTCGACCGGGTGGTCTTCGCCGCCTCCAGCGACGGCGGGCCGTTCCGCCTGGTCGAGGATCTGGCGCTGCTGCTCTACGACACCGCGGGCCCGCAGCACGCCGCGCCGGTGATCACCTTCGACGTGGTGCCGGACACCGGCCACGAGACCGCGCTGATCTGCGGCGAGGTCTACCGCAAGGGCTCGGGCTGGAAGTTCCGCGCGCTCGGCCAGGGGTACGCCTCCGGCCTGGCCGACCTGGCCAACGAGTTCGGCATCGCGGTGGACGACGGTGAGTCCGAGCCCGCACAACCGCCGCAGAGCCCCGCACCGGCCACGGCGGCACCCACCGCCCCGGCGCCCGCCGCGCCGGTCCCCACGAGTGCGTACGGCTATCCGCTGCCGGCCCCCTCGTCACCCGCGCACGTCCCGGCGCAGCCCGCGTACGGCTACCCGCAGCCGGTGGCCGCCGCCCCCGCGCCGCCCACCGCGCCGCCGCCGGTCCTGCAGCAGCCGCAGCAGGGCTACCCGGCGTACGGCTACCCCCAGCCGGTCGGTGCGGCCACCGCGCCCCACAACGGCGACAACGGGTTCACGCTGCCGCCGCAGGGGCCGCAGTTCCAGCCCGGCCGCTGAGGCCGCCGAGGCCCCCACTGAGGAGCGGCTACACCTTCGACTTGTAGCCGCGCCCCCACTGCAGTCCCCAGCCGTAGAGCCGGTCGATCTCCGCCTGGAACCCGTACACGTACCGCACCTCGCGCCGCACCACCAGTTCGCCCTTGCGGTTCTCGATCAGCAGCACCGCGCACGACCTGGCCTGCGGCTCGCGCTCGTTCAGCGGGATCTCGATCCGCGGGCCGGAGCCGGGGAAGATCTCCACCTTGGCGTGCGCGCGGTCGAAGGCCGGCGTGCCGTCATAGATGTAGACGAAGACCAGCAGCCGCTTGAACTCGTCGCGCTTGTCGAAGTTGATGAAGAGCGTCTCGCCGGAACCGCTGCCGAACCGGTCGTCGCCGCTCATCTTGATGTACGGCGGGGCGTCCAGGTCGCCGAGGAAGTCGCCGAGCGGCTGCACAACTCCCTTGCTGCCGTCGGCCAGTTCGTACAGGCACGCCAGATCCAGGTCCACATTGACCATCGCCGGGCCGGCCGCCTGCACCACCTGCGGCTTGAAGATCTCCAGCTGGCGGCGGAGGAAGCCGCCGCCCTCCACCTTCCAGCTCGCGGTGTCCGACGTACGCATCGACCAGGACAGGTTGACGCGCATGTTGCCGATCGCGGCGCCCTGTTTGGTCAGCGAGATCTCCGGGCGCCGTTTGGTCAGCTCAACGGAGTGCACATTCGTCAGGTCGAACTGCTGGGCCCCACTGGGCCCCAGAAGACTCCGCCAGTCCATCGGTGTTCCACCCTCCCGGGTTGCCGTCGTCGCGGTGACACGACGCTGCCCCCGCCGGTCGGCGGGGGCAGCGTAGCCAAGCGGCCGGGGTCAGACCCCGGAGGTGACTTCCGCCTTGTCGTCCGACGTATCGGATCCTTCCCCGAGCCGCCGGTTGCGTACCACCGAGGACCAGTACGACGCCGCGATCAGGACAACGCCGACGAGTCCGGTGATCACCTCGCTGACGTCGTACTTGATCGTGATCAGCAGGAT
Protein-coding regions in this window:
- a CDS encoding phosphoribosyltransferase codes for the protein MAFTATNAPWSGQWVADRLGVALHGDGLSALLGLALRRNPKRAHLLVSHVLGKHVPQDPETVYGHGYALGRRVRELLGPDADAAVVLGYAETATGLGHTVADGLGSAPYLHSTRRPVPGVAPAGGFEEEHSHATGHLLLPEDPLLLAGHGPLVLVDDEFSTGRTIRNTIRDLHARAPRARYVVVALTDMRSAADRDELTAFAASLSTRIDVLALATGTVTLPPDVLARGQALVAAQEALAAGAPAEPAAPAAAGQVRRVALDWPAGVPDGGRHGFLPRHRERLEAALPAMGRALAAALPAGARRVLVLGNEELMYAPLRLAQALQDTAPGAVEVRYSTTTRSPVLAVDDPGYAIRSRIVFPAHDEPADGGSAERYAYNVAGFDAVVCVVDSAGDTPALEEAGGLVSRLAGVTDTVIVAVVPSYRPMGSTQSMGMGRQHTSGTLAEPLRGPEFSSYRPDEVGWLLKDLSAVELEAPTEEREEAIQSGGAHYAESLPVEYQPTPEYQELFRSALAGSAHRIARAVGAVTELVLAERGPDAVLVSLARAGTPVGVLMRRWARHAHGLDLPHYAVSIVRGRGIDANALRWLTAHHDPADVVFVDGWTGKGAITRELADAVAEFDGFNPEIAVLADPGGCVSTYGTRDDFLIPSACLNSTVSGLISRTVLNAGLIGPDDFHGGKFYRELLDADVSGYFLDTVSAAFDAVAGGVAEDVKSLRSQDRSPTWAGWRAVERISEEYGIGDVNLVKPGVGETTRVLLRRVPWKILAQRGAGSDLDHVRLLAAQRGVPVEEVDGLPYSCVGLIHPRYTRGATGTDGKAVGSK
- a CDS encoding HpcH/HpaI aldolase/citrate lyase family protein, with the translated sequence MRHFGHLTSEQRSELFHREPQEFTADAPAGTLAVALGATLYSPATRPRLADDIRKQAGQGVVSMVLCLEDSIDDRDVVAGEANLVQQFADLASRPDPAGSIPLLFIRVRTPAQITDLVERLGETVALLSGFVLPKFTEETGVPFLEALTHAEAASGRRLFAMPVLESPQLLHLESRVETLQGISRTVEKYRDRVLAMRLGVTDFCASYGLRRAPAMTAYDVQIVASVIADVVNIFGRADGSGFTVSGPVWEYFRHHERMFKPQLRVSPFRPEAVNLREELLAQDMDGLLREIELDRANGLQGKTCIHPTHVPVVHALNVVTHEEFCDAADILHEDRSGGGVLRSVYTNKMNEVKPHRAWAERTLRRAETFGVAREEIGFVELLGASLPSS
- a CDS encoding TerD family protein, translated to MTHVMVKGMNVPLDASGVRAVLRWRPRPGTPDVDASVLLLGPDGRVRSDADFVFYNEPRHPSGLARHLPKKRDPEGLTDTVEVDLAALDSGVDRVVFAASSDGGPFRLVEDLALLLYDTAGPQHAAPVITFDVVPDTGHETALICGEVYRKGSGWKFRALGQGYASGLADLANEFGIAVDDGESEPAQPPQSPAPATAAPTAPAPAAPVPTSAYGYPLPAPSSPAHVPAQPAYGYPQPVAAAPAPPTAPPPVLQQPQQGYPAYGYPQPVGAATAPHNGDNGFTLPPQGPQFQPGR
- a CDS encoding TerD family protein, whose translation is MDWRSLLGPSGAQQFDLTNVHSVELTKRRPEISLTKQGAAIGNMRVNLSWSMRTSDTASWKVEGGGFLRRQLEIFKPQVVQAAGPAMVNVDLDLACLYELADGSKGVVQPLGDFLGDLDAPPYIKMSGDDRFGSGSGETLFINFDKRDEFKRLLVFVYIYDGTPAFDRAHAKVEIFPGSGPRIEIPLNEREPQARSCAVLLIENRKGELVVRREVRYVYGFQAEIDRLYGWGLQWGRGYKSKV